A genome region from Micromonospora sp. M71_S20 includes the following:
- a CDS encoding acyl-CoA dehydrogenase family protein, with the protein MTQHALAAARRLAPRLAARAAEHDRDGSFPVEDFRDLREAGLFGLMVPTALGGMGATFAEYAAVATELARGNGATALVFNMHASVTGALGAVTEELAEALGVPDEALAARDRLLTAAAQGSWYAVAMSERGAGARLSQLSTVYEPADGGWHLKGSKTFCSGAGHADGYLVAARSAADQSVVSQFLVPAGDGLTVEPTWDSLGMRATSSHDLHLDVTVPVDRLLGGVEGLALVVAQLMPHWLVASYAAVYVGVARAAVDAAAEHLNARNLAGLPAVRSRLGRADAAVAAAQLVVAEAARRVDEAPGDAETNRWVWRAKLLAGTTAADVAASVLEAAGTSATRRGHPLERLYRDARCGSLHPATSDVCADWLGVAALGGDPDRDGTVPRW; encoded by the coding sequence ATGACGCAGCACGCGTTGGCGGCGGCTCGCCGCCTGGCACCGAGGCTGGCCGCCCGGGCGGCGGAGCACGACCGGGACGGCTCGTTCCCGGTCGAGGACTTCCGTGACCTGCGCGAGGCCGGGCTCTTCGGCCTGATGGTTCCCACCGCCCTCGGCGGGATGGGCGCCACCTTCGCCGAGTACGCGGCGGTCGCCACCGAGCTGGCCCGGGGCAACGGCGCGACGGCCCTGGTCTTCAACATGCACGCCTCGGTCACCGGTGCGCTGGGCGCGGTGACCGAGGAACTGGCCGAGGCGCTCGGGGTGCCGGACGAGGCGCTGGCCGCCCGGGACCGGCTGCTCACCGCCGCCGCCCAGGGCTCCTGGTACGCCGTGGCGATGAGCGAGCGCGGCGCCGGCGCCCGGCTCTCCCAGCTCAGCACCGTCTACGAGCCGGCCGACGGCGGTTGGCACCTCAAGGGCAGCAAGACGTTCTGCTCCGGGGCCGGACACGCGGACGGCTACCTGGTGGCCGCCCGCAGCGCCGCCGACCAGTCGGTGGTCTCCCAGTTCCTGGTGCCGGCCGGCGACGGGCTGACCGTGGAGCCCACCTGGGACTCGCTCGGCATGCGCGCGACCTCCTCGCACGACCTGCACCTGGACGTGACCGTGCCGGTCGACCGGCTGCTCGGCGGCGTGGAGGGGCTGGCCCTGGTGGTCGCCCAGCTCATGCCGCACTGGCTGGTGGCCAGCTACGCCGCCGTCTACGTCGGGGTCGCCCGGGCGGCGGTCGACGCGGCGGCCGAGCACCTGAACGCCCGCAACCTCGCCGGCCTGCCGGCGGTCCGGTCCCGCCTGGGCCGGGCCGACGCGGCGGTGGCGGCGGCCCAGCTGGTGGTCGCGGAGGCGGCCCGCCGGGTGGACGAGGCGCCGGGCGACGCGGAGACCAACCGCTGGGTCTGGCGGGCCAAGCTGCTCGCCGGCACCACCGCCGCCGACGTGGCGGCGTCCGTGCTGGAGGCGGCGGGCACCTCCGCCACCCGGCGGGGTCATCCGCTGGAGCGGCTCTACCGGGACGCCCGCTGCGGCTCGCTGCACCCGGCGACGTCGGACGTCTGCGCGGACTGGCTCGGCGTCGCCGCGCTGGGCGGTGACCCGGACCGCGACGGAACGGTTCCTCGTTGGTGA
- a CDS encoding methyltransferase domain-containing protein: protein MPDAGRTLPRNDPRQYDDLAGEWWRPDGAFAMLHWLAEARAALVPTAARPGALLVDLGCGAGLLAPHLAGKGYRHVGVDLTRSALEQAAAHGVTAVNGDVTAVPLADGCADVVAAGELLEHVPDWRRAVAEACRLLRPGGLLVLDTLNDTALSRLLAVRIAERLPTVPKGIHDPRLFVDARELVAECARHGVDLRLRGIRPGLPGLLGWLVRRMRAAGRPYAVPGDRPHATAAGPTPRIVPTWSTAVLYQGRGTRSG, encoded by the coding sequence ATGCCAGACGCGGGCCGCACCCTGCCACGCAACGATCCGCGCCAGTACGACGACCTGGCCGGCGAGTGGTGGCGGCCGGACGGCGCGTTCGCGATGCTGCACTGGCTGGCCGAGGCCCGCGCGGCCCTGGTGCCGACGGCCGCCCGCCCCGGCGCCCTCCTCGTCGACCTCGGTTGCGGCGCCGGGCTGCTCGCCCCGCACCTGGCCGGCAAGGGCTACCGGCACGTGGGCGTCGACCTCACCCGGTCGGCCCTGGAGCAGGCCGCCGCGCACGGGGTGACCGCCGTCAACGGCGACGTCACCGCCGTACCGCTGGCCGACGGCTGCGCCGACGTGGTCGCCGCGGGCGAGTTGCTGGAGCACGTGCCGGACTGGCGGCGCGCGGTGGCCGAGGCGTGCCGGCTGCTGCGGCCCGGCGGCCTGCTGGTCCTGGACACGTTGAACGACACGGCGCTGAGCCGGCTGCTGGCCGTGCGGATCGCCGAGCGGCTGCCGACGGTGCCGAAGGGGATCCACGATCCACGGTTGTTCGTGGACGCCCGGGAGCTGGTGGCGGAGTGCGCCCGGCACGGGGTCGACCTGCGCCTGCGGGGCATCAGGCCGGGGCTGCCCGGCCTGCTCGGCTGGCTGGTCCGCCGGATGCGCGCCGCCGGCCGCCCGTACGCGGTCCCGGGCGACCGTCCGCACGCGACGGCTGCTGGTCCCACGCCGCGGATCGTGCCGACCTGGTCCACCGCCGTGCTCTACCAGGGGCGTGGTACGCGGAGCGGATAG
- a CDS encoding UbiA family prenyltransferase: protein MSPTVLGLVRASHPEPAAAVTTVAGLLAWGVGHRPGGVLAVVLTVAASQLAVGWANDALDADRDATVGRTDKPVAAGAVGRRATAVAAAVAALATPALALATGPTAALCATLGLVSALLYDWPLKSTPVSVLPYAVSFGSLPAFVVLALPGAVLPPVWLVAAAACLGAGAHFANVLPDLADDARTGVRGLPHRLGSAGSRAAAALLLLAATATLVLGPPGPPSGVGLAAVAAAVVVPPLSWYAGRAAARAGGRQVAAFRAVMLVALIDVVLLVTSGRLV, encoded by the coding sequence ATGTCGCCAACGGTGCTAGGGCTGGTCAGGGCGAGTCACCCGGAGCCGGCCGCCGCGGTCACCACGGTGGCCGGGCTGCTGGCGTGGGGCGTCGGGCACCGGCCGGGCGGGGTCCTCGCCGTGGTGCTCACCGTGGCGGCCAGCCAGCTCGCCGTCGGCTGGGCCAACGACGCGCTCGACGCCGACCGGGACGCCACGGTGGGGCGTACCGACAAACCGGTCGCCGCCGGCGCGGTCGGTCGGCGCGCGACGGCCGTGGCCGCGGCGGTGGCCGCGCTCGCCACCCCGGCGCTGGCGCTGGCCACCGGCCCGACCGCCGCGCTCTGCGCCACCCTCGGGCTGGTCTCCGCGCTGCTCTACGACTGGCCGCTGAAGTCGACCCCGGTCTCGGTGCTGCCCTACGCGGTCTCCTTCGGTTCGCTGCCCGCCTTCGTGGTGCTGGCGCTGCCCGGGGCGGTCCTGCCGCCGGTCTGGCTGGTCGCCGCGGCGGCCTGCCTGGGCGCGGGGGCGCACTTCGCCAACGTCCTGCCCGACCTGGCCGACGACGCCCGGACGGGGGTGCGCGGGCTGCCGCACCGGCTCGGATCGGCCGGCAGCCGGGCCGCCGCCGCGCTGCTGCTGCTCGCGGCGACCGCCACGCTGGTCCTCGGGCCGCCCGGGCCGCCGTCGGGGGTCGGACTCGCCGCGGTCGCGGCCGCCGTCGTGGTGCCGCCGCTGAGCTGGTACGCGGGCCGCGCCGCCGCCCGGGCCGGGGGCCGGCAGGTGGCCGCCTTCCGGGCCGTGATGCTGGTCGCCCTCATCGACGTCGTCCTGCTGGTCACGAGCGGCCGACTGGTGTGA
- the radA gene encoding DNA repair protein RadA yields the protein MTTSRSTSPRAGGAGGRGRAGAREPRPAYECDACGHQPPKWVGRCPECGEWGSVVECTVTGPTVSGKVVSSRMPAEPARPIATISAAPARARPTGVSELDRVLGGGLVPGAVVLLAGEPGVGKSTLLLDVAQHWAAGAGSPSLVVSGEESVSQVRLRAERMGALHDQLYLAAESDLAAVLGHLDAVKPGLLVLDSVQTISTNNAEGVSGGVTQVRAVTAALVSVAKERGIATVLVGHVTKDGQVAGPRVLEHLVDVVLHFEGDKHSSLRMVRGVKNRFGAADEVGCFEMHEGGISSLADPSGLFLTRYSEPVPGTCVTVAMEGRRALVTEVQALIGATVAGSPRRTVSGLDSARLAMVLAVLQRRTERLTLHDREVFAATVGGIRVVEPAADLAVALAVASGGLNLAIAPHLVAIGEVGLTGEVRRVGAVPRRLAEAARLGFRLALVPTGCGPESTGVTPEHMRVIEVTDVRSALQAVARASAE from the coding sequence GTGACCACCTCCCGATCGACCTCCCCCCGCGCCGGCGGGGCCGGCGGGCGCGGCCGCGCCGGCGCCCGGGAGCCCCGGCCGGCCTACGAGTGCGACGCCTGCGGGCACCAGCCGCCGAAGTGGGTCGGGCGCTGCCCGGAGTGCGGCGAGTGGGGCTCGGTGGTCGAATGCACGGTCACCGGCCCGACGGTCTCCGGAAAGGTGGTCAGCTCCCGGATGCCGGCCGAGCCGGCCCGGCCGATCGCCACCATCAGCGCCGCGCCTGCACGGGCCCGCCCCACCGGGGTGAGCGAGCTCGACAGGGTCCTCGGCGGCGGCCTGGTCCCCGGCGCGGTGGTGCTGCTCGCCGGCGAGCCGGGGGTCGGCAAGTCCACCCTGCTGCTCGACGTGGCCCAGCACTGGGCCGCCGGCGCCGGCAGCCCCTCCCTGGTGGTCAGCGGCGAGGAGTCGGTCAGCCAGGTCCGGCTGCGCGCGGAGCGGATGGGCGCCCTGCACGACCAGCTCTACCTCGCGGCCGAGAGCGACCTCGCCGCGGTGCTCGGCCACCTCGACGCCGTCAAGCCGGGCCTGCTGGTGCTCGACTCGGTGCAGACCATCTCCACCAACAACGCCGAGGGGGTGTCGGGCGGGGTGACCCAGGTGCGGGCGGTCACCGCTGCCCTGGTCTCGGTGGCCAAGGAGCGCGGCATCGCCACCGTGCTGGTCGGCCACGTCACCAAGGACGGCCAGGTGGCCGGTCCCCGGGTGCTGGAGCACCTGGTCGACGTGGTGCTGCACTTCGAGGGCGACAAGCACTCGTCGCTGCGCATGGTGCGCGGCGTGAAGAACCGGTTCGGCGCCGCCGACGAGGTCGGTTGCTTCGAGATGCACGAGGGCGGCATCAGCAGCCTGGCCGACCCGTCGGGGCTCTTCCTGACCCGCTATTCGGAGCCGGTGCCCGGCACCTGCGTCACGGTGGCGATGGAGGGGCGCCGGGCCCTGGTCACCGAGGTGCAGGCGCTGATCGGCGCGACCGTGGCCGGCTCGCCCCGGCGGACGGTCTCGGGGCTCGACTCGGCCCGCCTGGCGATGGTGCTGGCGGTGCTCCAGCGCCGCACCGAACGCCTGACCCTGCACGACCGGGAGGTCTTCGCGGCCACCGTCGGCGGCATCCGGGTGGTGGAGCCGGCGGCCGACCTCGCCGTGGCCCTCGCCGTCGCCTCGGGCGGGCTCAACCTGGCCATCGCGCCGCACCTGGTGGCCATCGGCGAGGTCGGCCTGACCGGCGAGGTGCGCCGCGTCGGCGCGGTGCCGCGCCGGCTGGCCGAGGCGGCCCGGCTCGGGTTCCGGCTCGCGCTGGTGCCGACCGGCTGCGGCCCCGAGAGCACCGGCGTCACGCCCGAGCACATGCGGGTGATCGAGGTGACCGACGTGCGTTCGGCGCTCCAGGCCGTCGCCCGGGCGTCCGCCGAGTGA
- the disA gene encoding DNA integrity scanning diadenylate cyclase DisA has product MPIDRDTTKPAGATPHARTGAVGSPARPISVSVTGGAGGAGDPLRANLALMAPGTALRDGLERILRGRTGALIVLGYDKVVEGLCTGGFPLDVEFSATRVRELCKMDGAVVLSSDGTRIVRAAVHLMPDPTIPTEESGTRHRTAERVARQTGYPVISVSQSMRIISLYVNGQRHVLDDSAAILSRANQALATLERYKLRLDEVSGTLSALEIEDLVTVRDAVAVVQRLEMVRRIADEIAGYVVELGTDGRLLALQLDELMAGVDADRTLVIRDYLPAGRKSRTLDEALVELDLLGATELIDLVAVAKAIGYPAASDALDAAVSPRGFRLLAKVPRLPVAVVDRLVVHFGSLQRLLGATVEDLQAVEGVGDARARGVREGLSRLAEASILERYV; this is encoded by the coding sequence GTGCCGATCGACCGCGACACCACCAAGCCCGCCGGCGCGACACCCCACGCCCGCACCGGCGCCGTGGGCTCGCCCGCCCGCCCGATCAGCGTGAGCGTGACCGGCGGCGCCGGGGGCGCCGGCGACCCGCTGCGGGCGAACCTGGCCCTGATGGCCCCGGGCACCGCGCTGCGCGACGGCCTCGAGCGCATCCTGCGCGGCCGGACGGGCGCATTGATCGTCCTCGGCTACGACAAGGTGGTCGAGGGTCTCTGCACCGGCGGGTTCCCGCTCGACGTCGAGTTCTCCGCCACCCGGGTGCGGGAGCTGTGCAAGATGGACGGCGCGGTCGTGCTCTCCAGCGACGGCACCCGCATCGTGCGGGCCGCCGTGCACCTGATGCCCGACCCCACCATCCCGACCGAGGAGTCCGGCACCCGGCACCGCACGGCGGAGCGGGTCGCCCGCCAGACGGGCTACCCGGTGATCTCGGTCAGCCAGTCGATGCGGATCATCAGCCTCTACGTCAACGGCCAGCGGCACGTGCTGGACGACTCGGCGGCGATCCTGTCCCGCGCCAACCAGGCGCTCGCCACGCTCGAGCGCTACAAGCTGCGGCTCGACGAGGTCTCCGGCACCCTGTCCGCGCTGGAGATCGAGGACCTGGTCACCGTACGGGACGCGGTCGCGGTGGTGCAGCGGCTGGAGATGGTCCGCCGGATCGCCGACGAGATCGCCGGCTACGTGGTGGAGCTGGGCACCGACGGTCGCCTGCTGGCCCTCCAGCTCGACGAGCTGATGGCCGGCGTCGACGCCGACCGCACCCTGGTGATCCGGGACTACCTGCCGGCCGGCCGGAAGTCCCGCACCCTCGACGAGGCCCTGGTGGAGCTGGACCTGCTCGGCGCGACCGAGCTGATCGACCTGGTCGCGGTCGCCAAGGCGATCGGCTACCCGGCCGCGTCCGACGCGCTCGACGCGGCCGTCAGCCCGCGCGGGTTCCGGCTGCTGGCGAAGGTGCCCCGGCTGCCGGTGGCCGTGGTCGACCGCCTCGTCGTGCACTTCGGCAGCCTCCAGCGGCTGCTGGGCGCCACGGTCGAGGATCTCCAGGCCGTCGAGGGGGTCGGCGACGCCCGCGCCCGGGGCGTCCGCGAGGGGCTGTCCCGGCTCGCCGAGGCGTCGATCCTCGAACGCTACGTCTGA
- a CDS encoding peptide deformylase has product MTGGPETEAYVGLGDWTPESLAVPGEVRPVVSAPEQVLSRAGGEVDPTATETVRLAADLIATMRVSPGCVGLAAPQVGVGAQVFAVDVTGHPKALTVHGTFVLCNARVVEASRWKVAREGCMSVPDLTGDVKRASRLVVEGVLPGTGRPVRLVTDGFEARALQHEIDHCAGLLFLDRVAGAHAIYQRKVYL; this is encoded by the coding sequence GTGACCGGCGGACCGGAGACCGAGGCGTACGTCGGCCTCGGCGACTGGACCCCGGAGTCCCTGGCCGTGCCCGGGGAGGTGCGACCGGTGGTGTCCGCGCCGGAGCAGGTGCTCAGCCGGGCCGGCGGCGAGGTGGATCCGACGGCGACGGAGACGGTACGGCTGGCCGCCGACCTGATCGCCACCATGCGGGTGTCGCCGGGCTGCGTGGGGCTGGCCGCCCCGCAGGTCGGGGTGGGCGCGCAGGTCTTCGCGGTGGACGTGACCGGCCACCCGAAGGCGCTCACCGTGCACGGCACCTTCGTGCTGTGCAACGCCCGGGTCGTCGAGGCGAGCCGCTGGAAGGTGGCGCGCGAGGGGTGCATGTCGGTGCCCGACCTGACCGGGGACGTCAAGCGGGCGAGCCGGCTGGTGGTGGAGGGCGTCCTGCCCGGCACCGGCCGGCCCGTACGGCTGGTGACGGACGGGTTCGAGGCGCGGGCCCTCCAGCACGAGATCGACCACTGCGCCGGCCTGCTCTTCCTGGACCGGGTCGCGGGCGCCCACGCCATCTACCAGCGCAAGGTGTACCTCTGA
- a CDS encoding glycine cleavage system protein R produces MNELAITVIGRDRPGIVADVAELLARLGANLTDSTMTRLRGHFAMTLICVGPAAADVEAALAPLSADGQLLATVRAVTPDGETAPAGEPYVMAVHGADRMGIVAAMTRVLADAGGNVTDLSTRLTGSLYVVVAEVELPPGTADGLAGRLAATAEELGVGVSLRPADPDLL; encoded by the coding sequence ATGAACGAGCTCGCGATCACCGTCATCGGCCGGGACCGGCCGGGCATCGTGGCCGACGTCGCCGAGCTGCTCGCCCGGCTCGGCGCGAACCTCACCGACAGCACCATGACCCGGCTGCGGGGGCACTTCGCGATGACCCTGATCTGCGTGGGCCCGGCCGCCGCCGACGTCGAGGCCGCGCTGGCGCCGCTCTCCGCCGACGGCCAGCTGCTGGCGACCGTACGCGCGGTCACCCCCGACGGCGAGACGGCCCCTGCCGGCGAGCCGTACGTGATGGCGGTGCACGGCGCGGACCGGATGGGCATCGTGGCGGCCATGACCCGGGTCCTCGCCGACGCCGGCGGCAACGTCACCGACCTGAGCACCCGCCTGACCGGCTCGCTCTACGTGGTGGTCGCCGAGGTGGAGCTGCCGCCCGGCACGGCCGACGGGCTGGCCGGGCGGCTGGCGGCGACGGCCGAGGAGCTGGGCGTCGGGGTGAGCCTCCGGCCGGCCGATCCGGACCTGCTGTGA
- a CDS encoding A/G-specific adenine glycosylase produces MSEPTFATLVSRWYEQNARDLPWRGPDVSPWAILVSEVMLQQTPVVRVLPAWDAWLARWPEPAALAADSPAEAIRMWGRLGYPRRAVRLWECAVAIVERHGGRVPDRLDQLLALPGVGTYTARAVAAFAYGQRHPVVDTNVRRVVCRAIAGEPDAGPATRPADLVATEELLPAEPAAAALASAAFMELGAMVCVARSPRCGVCPVESVCAWRASGREAPAGPTRRPQRYAGTDRQVRGLLLGVLREAPGPVPHQRLDQVWADDVQRSRALTGLVRDGLVEPVGESSFRLVGDGPPVPVV; encoded by the coding sequence ATGTCTGAGCCCACTTTCGCCACCCTGGTCAGCCGGTGGTACGAGCAGAACGCCCGCGACCTGCCCTGGCGCGGACCCGACGTGAGCCCGTGGGCCATCCTGGTCAGCGAGGTCATGCTCCAGCAGACGCCGGTCGTACGCGTGCTCCCCGCCTGGGATGCCTGGCTGGCGCGCTGGCCCGAGCCGGCCGCGCTGGCGGCGGACAGCCCCGCCGAGGCGATCCGGATGTGGGGGCGGCTCGGCTACCCCCGTCGGGCGGTGCGGCTGTGGGAGTGCGCCGTGGCGATCGTCGAGCGCCACGGGGGCCGGGTCCCGGACCGGCTGGACCAGTTGCTGGCCCTGCCGGGCGTCGGCACGTACACGGCCCGGGCGGTGGCCGCGTTCGCGTACGGTCAGCGGCACCCGGTGGTCGACACCAACGTGCGGCGGGTGGTCTGCCGGGCGATCGCCGGCGAACCGGACGCCGGCCCGGCGACCCGCCCGGCCGACCTGGTCGCCACCGAGGAACTGCTCCCCGCCGAACCGGCCGCCGCCGCCCTGGCCAGCGCGGCCTTCATGGAGCTGGGCGCAATGGTCTGCGTCGCCCGCTCGCCCCGCTGCGGCGTCTGCCCCGTCGAATCGGTCTGCGCCTGGCGCGCGTCCGGCCGCGAGGCCCCCGCGGGTCCGACCCGCCGCCCCCAGCGCTACGCCGGCACCGACCGCCAGGTGCGCGGGCTGCTGCTCGGCGTACTGCGGGAGGCGCCCGGGCCGGTGCCGCACCAGCGGCTCGACCAGGTGTGGGCCGACGACGTCCAGCGGTCCCGGGCCCTCACCGGACTGGTGCGGGACGGTCTCGTGGAACCCGTCGGCGAATCCTCGTTCCGCCTCGTCGGCGACGGGCCACCGGTCCCGGTGGTCTGA
- a CDS encoding C39 family peptidase → MRTDMLRKTALTAAGLAFTGGAIAGPVTTAFAAPAETTPVSVAAQDRKHGERELGVRYEAQPNFYYCGPAAARNALSVQGKNIDVDGMAQRMGTTEAGTNSINDITPVLNKETGSDAYQSVEIRDPKADDTQTDKLRADIVTAIDEGHAVVANIAGTATDTDGVTHSFEGGHYISVVGYRDNGATVTIADSADPNQASYRMSVDNLADWIATRGYTA, encoded by the coding sequence ATGCGTACCGACATGCTGCGTAAGACCGCTCTGACCGCTGCCGGGCTCGCCTTCACCGGCGGCGCCATCGCCGGCCCCGTCACCACCGCCTTCGCCGCCCCCGCCGAGACCACACCCGTCTCGGTTGCGGCCCAGGACCGCAAGCACGGCGAGCGTGAGCTGGGCGTGCGCTACGAGGCCCAGCCCAACTTCTACTACTGCGGCCCCGCCGCCGCCCGCAACGCCCTCAGCGTCCAGGGCAAGAACATCGACGTCGACGGCATGGCCCAGCGCATGGGCACCACCGAAGCCGGCACCAACTCCATCAACGACATCACCCCCGTACTGAACAAGGAGACCGGCTCCGACGCCTACCAGTCCGTCGAGATCCGCGACCCCAAGGCCGACGACACGCAGACCGACAAGCTGCGCGCCGACATCGTCACCGCCATCGACGAAGGCCACGCCGTCGTCGCCAACATCGCCGGCACCGCCACCGACACCGACGGAGTCACCCACTCCTTCGAGGGCGGGCACTACATCAGCGTCGTCGGCTACCGCGACAACGGTGCGACCGTCACCATCGCCGACTCGGCCGACCCGAACCAGGCCTCCTACCGGATGAGCGTGGACAACCTGGCCGACTGGATCGCCACCCGCGGCTACACCGCCTGA
- a CDS encoding ATP-dependent Clp protease ATP-binding subunit, with the protein MFERFTDRARRVVVLAQEEARMLNHNYIGTEHILLGLIHEGEGVAAKALESLGISLEGVRQQVEEIIGQGQQAPSGHIPFTPRAKKVLELSLREALQLGHNYIGTEHILLGLIREGEGVAAQVLVKLGADLNRVRQQVIQLLSGYQGKEPAAAGATPGEAAPSTSLVLDQFGRNLTQAAREGKLDPVIGREKEIERVMQVLSRRTKNNPVLIGEPGVGKTAVVEGLSQKIIKGEVPETLKDKQLYTLDLGALVAGSRYRGDFEERLKKVLKEIRTRGDIILFIDEIHTLVGAGAAEGAIDAASILKPMLARGELQTIGATTLDEYRKHLEKDAALERRFQPIQVGEPSLAHTIEILKGLRDRYEAHHRVSITDAALVAAATLADRYISDRFLPDKAIDLIDEAGARMRIRRMTAPPDLRDFDERIAQVRRDKESAIDAQDFERAAQLRDKEKQLLGQKAQREKEWKAGDLDVVSEVDDEQIAEVLGNWTGIPVYKLTEEETSRLLRMEDELHKRVIGQEDAVKAVSKAIRRTRAGLKDPKRPSGSFIFAGPSGVGKTELSKALAEFLFGSEDALIQLDMSEFHDRYTVSRLVGAPPGYVGYDEGGQLTEKVRRRPFSVVLFDEIEKAHPDVFNTLLQILEDGRLTDGQGRIVDFKNTVIILTTNLGTRDVAKAVSLGFQASEDSESNYDRMKQKVNDELKQHFRPEFLNRIDDTIVFHQLRQQEILSIVDIMIQRIEGQLRNKDMGLELTDNAKKYLAKKGFDPVLGARPLRRTIQRDIEDNLSERILFNELTPGQIVVVDCEGDPEDIDKSKLVFTGADRPATVPDAVPADLGGTAAAGADE; encoded by the coding sequence ATGTTCGAGCGGTTCACCGACCGAGCGCGACGGGTTGTCGTCCTGGCCCAAGAAGAGGCCCGGATGCTCAACCACAACTACATCGGTACGGAACACATCCTGCTGGGCCTGATCCACGAGGGTGAGGGCGTCGCCGCCAAGGCTCTGGAGAGCCTCGGCATCTCCCTGGAGGGTGTGCGACAGCAGGTCGAGGAGATCATCGGCCAGGGCCAGCAGGCGCCGAGCGGGCACATCCCGTTCACGCCGCGGGCCAAGAAGGTGCTGGAGCTGTCCCTGCGCGAGGCGCTGCAGCTCGGCCACAACTACATCGGCACGGAGCACATCCTGCTCGGCCTGATCCGCGAGGGTGAGGGCGTCGCCGCCCAGGTGCTGGTCAAGCTCGGCGCCGACCTCAACCGGGTCCGCCAGCAGGTGATCCAGCTGCTCTCCGGCTACCAGGGCAAGGAGCCGGCCGCGGCGGGCGCCACGCCGGGTGAGGCCGCGCCGTCCACCAGCCTCGTGCTGGACCAGTTCGGCCGCAACCTGACCCAGGCCGCCCGCGAGGGCAAGCTCGACCCGGTCATCGGGCGCGAGAAGGAAATCGAGCGGGTCATGCAGGTGCTCTCCCGCCGGACCAAGAACAACCCGGTCCTGATCGGTGAGCCCGGCGTCGGCAAGACCGCCGTGGTGGAGGGGCTGTCCCAGAAGATCATCAAGGGCGAGGTGCCCGAGACGCTGAAGGACAAGCAGCTCTACACGCTCGACCTCGGTGCCCTGGTCGCCGGTTCCCGCTACCGCGGTGACTTCGAGGAGCGCCTCAAGAAGGTGCTCAAGGAGATCCGCACCCGCGGCGACATCATCCTCTTCATCGACGAGATCCACACCCTGGTCGGCGCGGGCGCCGCCGAGGGCGCGATCGACGCGGCGAGCATCCTCAAGCCGATGCTGGCCCGTGGCGAGCTGCAGACCATCGGCGCGACCACGCTCGACGAATACCGCAAGCACCTGGAGAAGGACGCCGCCCTCGAGCGCCGCTTCCAGCCGATCCAGGTGGGTGAGCCGTCACTGGCCCACACCATCGAGATCCTCAAGGGCCTGCGGGACCGCTACGAGGCGCACCACCGGGTCAGCATCACCGACGCGGCTCTCGTGGCCGCCGCGACGCTGGCCGACCGGTACATCTCCGACCGCTTCCTGCCCGACAAGGCGATCGACCTGATCGACGAGGCCGGCGCCCGGATGCGGATCCGCCGGATGACCGCGCCGCCAGACCTGCGCGACTTCGACGAGCGCATCGCCCAGGTGCGGCGCGACAAGGAGTCCGCGATCGACGCGCAGGACTTCGAGCGCGCCGCCCAGCTGCGCGACAAGGAGAAGCAGCTCCTCGGGCAGAAGGCCCAGCGGGAGAAGGAGTGGAAGGCCGGTGACCTGGACGTCGTCAGCGAGGTCGACGACGAGCAGATCGCCGAGGTGCTCGGCAACTGGACCGGCATCCCGGTCTACAAGCTGACCGAGGAGGAGACCTCGCGCCTGCTGCGCATGGAGGACGAGCTGCACAAGCGCGTCATCGGCCAGGAGGACGCGGTCAAGGCGGTCTCGAAGGCGATCCGGCGCACCCGGGCCGGCCTGAAGGACCCGAAGCGTCCATCGGGCTCGTTCATCTTCGCCGGTCCGTCCGGTGTCGGTAAGACCGAGCTCTCCAAGGCGCTGGCCGAGTTCCTGTTCGGCAGCGAGGACGCCCTCATCCAGCTGGACATGTCCGAGTTCCACGACCGCTATACGGTCTCCCGGCTGGTGGGTGCCCCTCCCGGCTACGTCGGCTACGACGAGGGCGGCCAGCTGACCGAGAAGGTGCGGCGTCGGCCGTTCTCGGTGGTCCTCTTCGACGAGATCGAGAAGGCCCACCCGGACGTGTTCAACACGCTCCTCCAGATTCTGGAGGACGGTCGGCTCACCGACGGTCAGGGCCGGATCGTGGACTTCAAGAACACGGTCATCATCCTGACCACCAACCTGGGCACCCGCGACGTCGCCAAGGCGGTCTCGCTCGGTTTCCAGGCGTCGGAGGACTCCGAGTCCAACTACGACCGGATGAAGCAGAAGGTCAACGACGAGCTCAAGCAGCACTTCCGGCCTGAGTTCCTCAACCGGATCGACGACACCATCGTCTTCCACCAGCTGCGCCAGCAGGAGATCCTGTCGATCGTCGACATCATGATCCAGCGGATCGAGGGCCAGCTGCGGAACAAGGACATGGGCCTGGAGCTGACCGACAACGCCAAGAAGTACCTGGCGAAGAAGGGCTTCGACCCGGTGCTCGGTGCGCGTCCGCTGCGTCGCACGATCCAGCGCGACATCGAGGACAACCTGTCCGAGCGGATCCTCTTCAACGAGCTGACCCCGGGTCAAATCGTGGTGGTGGACTGCGAGGGCGATCCGGAGGACATCGACAAGTCCAAGCTCGTCTTCACGGGCGCGGACCGGCCGGCCACGGTGCCGGACGCCGTCCCGGCCGACCTCGGTGGCACCGCCGCCGCAGGCGCGGACGAGTAA